TTATATTGAGCTTGTTTTAATATTTCCATTATTCTTTCTCCCCTATTAAGTTGTTCTCTTGTAGCCTTATCAAGATCTGATCCAAATTGTGCAAATGCTAATAACTCATTGTATTGTGCAAGTTCCAATTTAACTCTTGAAGCAACTTGTTTCATTGCCTTTATTTGTGCTGAACCTCCTACTCTTGAAACTGATAGTCCTGCATTAATTGCTGGTCTAAATCCAGAATTGAATAAATCTGTTTCCAAGAATATTTGTCCATCTGTAATTGAAATTACATTAGTTGGAATATATGCTGATATATCTCCTGCTTGTGTTTCTATTATTGGCAAAGCTGTTATACTTCCACCACCTAATTCAGGGCTTAATTTAGCAGCTCTTTCTAGTAATCTTGAGTGTAAATAGAAAACGTCTCCAGGATATGCTTCTCTTCCAGGCGGTCTTTTTAATAGTAAAGACATTTCTCTATAAGCTACAGCATGTTTTGATAAATCATCATATACAATTAATACATGTTTTCCATTATCCATGAAATACTCTCCCATGGTAACACCAGAATAAGGTGCTAAATATTGCATTGATGCTGGTTCTGAAGCTGTTGCGGCTACTATTATTGTTTTATCCATAACTCCAGCTTCTTCCAATTTTTTAGCTATATTTGCAACTGTAGATCTTTTTTGACCTATTGCAACATAAATACAATATACATCTGTATTCTTTTGATTTATTATTGTGTCTATAGCTATAGCTGTCTTTCCTGTTTGTCTATCTCCAATTATTAATTCTCTTTGTCCTCTTCCTATAGGTACCATACCATCTATAGATTTTATACCAGTTTGTAAAGGTTCACTTACTGGTGCTCTATCTATGATACCAGATGCTGTTCGTTCTACATCCATATACTTAGAAGTATTTATAGCACCTTTTCCATCAATAGGATTACCTAGTGAATCTACAACACGACCTAACATAGCTTCTCCTACTGGAACTTGAGTAATCTTACCAGTACCTTTGACTATATCTCCTTCTTTTATACTACCATTAGTCTTTAGCATTACTGCCCCAACATTATTTTCTTCAAGATTTAAGACCATAGCTACAGAGCCATTAGAAAATTCTAGTAATTCTCCTGACATTGAATCTCTTAGACCGTAAATATTTACTATTCCGTCACCTATTTCGACAACAGTTCCGACATTTTTTTTGTCTAAATTTTTCTTATAGCCTTCTATCTCTGATTTAATAATATCTCTAACTTCTTCTGGCTTTATACTCACTTACTTCACCTCCTAAAATCTATTTTTAAATTCTTTTATTTGTGTTCTTATAGAACCGTCTATTACTTCATCACCTATTTTTAGAATTCCTCCAGCAATTATGCTTTTGTCTACTACTACATGAAGTAATATCTTTTTATTTTTTATCTTTTCTAATTTTCTTATAAGTCTTGTTTTTTGTTCTTCTGTTAATTCCTTAGCAAATATTGCTGTAACAATTAATCTATTATGATTTTCATTATAGATTTTCAAATATTCATCTTTAATTTCAGAAATATTAGCTAATCTCTTTTTATCAATTAAATAATCTAAAACTTCTATAGGAATATCTTTAATATCTTGATAAATTACATTCAATATTTCTTTTTTTATTGTTGCATCTATAATTGGATATTCAAGAAATTTTTTAAATTCTTCATCATCTTTAATATGTTGCACCAATATTTCTAACATTTCTAAAACTGGAAAAATTTGATCCTTTTGTTTAGCTATATCATATATTGCTTGTGAATAAACCATTGCTACTTTTCTATCACTCATTTTATTCACCTATTTCATCAATAAAGTTTTCTATACTCTTATTTTGTAAATTTTCATCTTTTGAAATATTTTCTTTAAGTATCTTTTCTGCTAAATCAATAGCCATTTTTCCTATTTCTTGTTGTAATTCAGCTTTTGCTTTTTCTTTCATTTTAACAATATCTGCTTCAGCCTTCATTAACATTCTTTCTCTTGTTTGATTAGCATTAGCTAGAATTTGTTCTTTTCTTTCATCAGCTTGTTTTTCAGCTTTTATAATTATATCATTAGCTCTTCTTTTTGATTCTTTTCTTAATTTTTCAGAAGTCGCCTTTTGTTCTTCTAATGTTTTTCTTTCTTCATTAACTTTTTCCAAATCTTTAAGAGCTATTTTTTTTCTTTCCTCAATTATTCCACCAATTTTTTTACCGAATAATCTCCAAAAAACATAAACCATTATAAGAAAATTTATCATTTGAATTATCATAGATAAATCTATTGATATCAAGCTATTTTCCATGTTTTTTTACCATTATCCTTTCAACAATATTAATATTAGTGAAATTAATAAAGCATATATACCAGTTGATTCTGTTATCGCACAACCTATAAATAATGTACTCATTATTTCACTTTTAGCTTCAGGTTGTCTTGAAATTGCTTCAACTGCATATGCTGATGTTAAACCTTGACCAAGTCCTGCACCTATACCACCACAAGCTGCAATCCCAGCTCCCAATAATGCTGCTGCTTTTACTATTTCAACTCCCATTTCTCCTCCTTCTATTCTTCACCAATTAAGGCTTGCTCTACATAAACAGATGACAATACAGTAAATACAAATGCTTGTAATATACCTATGAATAAATCAAGATATAGTTGTAGTACTGCTGGCCACAAAACTGAGAATGAAAAGCTTCCTTTTAATAAATTAAATGTCCATGTAGACAATACATTATTAACGCTTATACCATATAACAAAGCCATAATAACAAGTCCTGCAAACATATTACCAAATAAACGCATTGAAATATTAATTGGTTTTGCACATTCCCCAATTAAATTTATAGGTAACATTATTACAAATGGATGACATAATTCTTTAAATACACCTAATAATCCTTGTCTTTTAATCCAACAAGTTACAAATAAAACTGTTACTATTATTGCTAAACCTAGTGTAGTATTAATATCTGCAGTTGCAGTTCTAAAGAAAGGTCTTACAAAATATGTTCCCCCTTCTTTATTTACCATAAATATAAATGGGAATAAAAATACA
The sequence above is drawn from the Sneathia sanguinegens genome and encodes:
- the atpA gene encoding F0F1 ATP synthase subunit alpha yields the protein MSIKPEEVRDIIKSEIEGYKKNLDKKNVGTVVEIGDGIVNIYGLRDSMSGELLEFSNGSVAMVLNLEENNVGAVMLKTNGSIKEGDIVKGTGKITQVPVGEAMLGRVVDSLGNPIDGKGAINTSKYMDVERTASGIIDRAPVSEPLQTGIKSIDGMVPIGRGQRELIIGDRQTGKTAIAIDTIINQKNTDVYCIYVAIGQKRSTVANIAKKLEEAGVMDKTIIVAATASEPASMQYLAPYSGVTMGEYFMDNGKHVLIVYDDLSKHAVAYREMSLLLKRPPGREAYPGDVFYLHSRLLERAAKLSPELGGGSITALPIIETQAGDISAYIPTNVISITDGQIFLETDLFNSGFRPAINAGLSVSRVGGSAQIKAMKQVASRVKLELAQYNELLAFAQFGSDLDKATREQLNRGERIMEILKQAQYKPYEVEDQVLVFYAATHGKLDDIDIEDVRNFEEEMLQSARNTTDLLKHIKEQKTITADIEKEIEDFLTQFKKDYVH
- the atpH gene encoding ATP synthase F1 subunit delta, producing the protein MSDRKVAMVYSQAIYDIAKQKDQIFPVLEMLEILVQHIKDDEEFKKFLEYPIIDATIKKEILNVIYQDIKDIPIEVLDYLIDKKRLANISEIKDEYLKIYNENHNRLIVTAIFAKELTEEQKTRLIRKLEKIKNKKILLHVVVDKSIIAGGILKIGDEVIDGSIRTQIKEFKNRF
- the atpF gene encoding F0F1 ATP synthase subunit B, whose product is MENSLISIDLSMIIQMINFLIMVYVFWRLFGKKIGGIIEERKKIALKDLEKVNEERKTLEEQKATSEKLRKESKRRANDIIIKAEKQADERKEQILANANQTRERMLMKAEADIVKMKEKAKAELQQEIGKMAIDLAEKILKENISKDENLQNKSIENFIDEIGE
- the atpE gene encoding ATP synthase F0 subunit C, which produces MGVEIVKAAALLGAGIAACGGIGAGLGQGLTSAYAVEAISRQPEAKSEIMSTLFIGCAITESTGIYALLISLILILLKG
- the atpB gene encoding F0F1 ATP synthase subunit A, translated to MKKVGKAILIFIVVTLIINFILALFSTFLPISFLKPTELIEAPKVFAKIHIANHVLLINQTIVNTWVLMLLTIVILLLGTRNLSLDKPKGFQLILEEYYKFIEKTFLANYKQYKAKFIPLFSALFAFILFANLSVFLFPFIFMVNKEGGTYFVRPFFRTATADINTTLGLAIIVTVLFVTCWIKRQGLLGVFKELCHPFVIMLPINLIGECAKPINISMRLFGNMFAGLVIMALLYGISVNNVLSTWTFNLLKGSFSFSVLWPAVLQLYLDLFIGILQAFVFTVLSSVYVEQALIGEE